Proteins encoded within one genomic window of Castellaniella sp.:
- a CDS encoding type I glyceraldehyde-3-phosphate dehydrogenase encodes MADMSQPLRIAINGYGRIGRCFLRALIESPHHQSIQVVAINEPADLESMAYLTHFDSTHGVFPAAVESHDNGLQIAGRDIQVFHARTPAQVPWKALKLDLLLECSGAYGSRRDLQGFLDAGCPRLLVSNPGHGAADVDCTIVYGVNESVLQPDQTIVSAASCTTNAVVPVLHVLDQHLGVQSAYLTTLHSVMNDQPMIDGYHHSDLRRTRSAMQSIVPVTTGLAQGVERLLPQLAGRIQAKAIRVPILNVSAIDLSVNLNTATSVEALNALLEDAARAHPGLLACTRQPHASIDFNHNPHSAVVDLGQTRVNHGSFINLLLWFDNEWGFANRMLDITRTWAALLARAA; translated from the coding sequence ATGGCTGATATGTCCCAGCCCTTACGTATTGCCATCAATGGTTATGGCCGCATCGGGCGCTGCTTTTTGCGCGCCCTGATCGAGTCCCCGCATCATCAAAGCATTCAGGTCGTGGCCATCAACGAGCCCGCTGACCTGGAATCCATGGCCTACCTGACGCATTTTGATTCTACCCATGGGGTGTTTCCTGCAGCGGTAGAGTCCCATGACAACGGTCTGCAGATTGCGGGCCGGGATATCCAGGTATTTCATGCCCGCACACCCGCCCAGGTTCCCTGGAAAGCCCTGAAGCTGGATTTATTGCTGGAATGTTCCGGTGCCTATGGCAGCCGCCGTGATCTGCAGGGTTTTCTGGATGCGGGCTGCCCCCGTTTGCTGGTGTCCAACCCGGGCCACGGCGCAGCGGACGTGGACTGCACCATCGTGTATGGCGTCAATGAATCCGTCCTGCAACCGGATCAGACCATCGTGTCTGCGGCATCCTGCACCACGAATGCCGTGGTGCCGGTACTGCATGTGCTGGATCAGCACCTGGGGGTCCAGAGTGCTTATCTGACGACGCTGCATTCGGTGATGAACGATCAGCCCATGATCGACGGTTATCACCACTCGGACTTGCGGCGCACACGCTCTGCCATGCAATCCATCGTTCCGGTCACGACAGGCCTGGCCCAGGGGGTGGAAAGATTATTGCCCCAGTTAGCTGGCAGAATCCAGGCCAAGGCCATCCGGGTGCCCATTCTGAATGTCTCGGCCATTGATTTATCCGTCAACCTGAATACGGCCACCTCGGTCGAGGCCCTGAATGCCTTGCTGGAAGACGCCGCCCGGGCACACCCCGGGCTGCTGGCCTGTACCCGTCAGCCGCATGCCTCTATCGACTTCAACCATAACCCCCATTCTGCCGTGGTGGATCTCGGGCAAACGCGGGTGAATCATGGCAGCTTCATCAACCTGCTGCTGTGGTTTGACAACGAATGGGGATTTGCCAATCGCATGCTGGACATTACCCGAACCTGGGCTGCGCTGCTGGCGCGTGCTGCCTGA
- a CDS encoding ABC transporter ATP-binding protein, producing the protein MLKLENVSTFYGAIQALNDVSVEVNQGEIVTLIGANGAGKTTLLMTVCGNPRARSGRISFLGQDITEQPTHTVMQRGIAISPEGRRVFPDLTVAENLNMGAFFLDKIQTEESMDHVYDLFPRLKERSNQRAGTMSGGEQQMLAIGRALMTRPKLLLLDEPTLGLAPLIIAQIFDIIRTIRDEGVTVFLVEQNANKALQVADRGYVLETGKVVLADTGANLLVNDEVRKAYLGA; encoded by the coding sequence GTGCTCAAACTGGAAAACGTCAGCACCTTTTATGGTGCCATCCAGGCTCTCAACGATGTCTCGGTCGAGGTCAACCAGGGCGAGATCGTCACCCTGATCGGTGCCAATGGCGCGGGCAAGACCACCTTGCTGATGACGGTCTGCGGCAACCCCCGGGCACGTTCCGGGCGCATCAGCTTTCTGGGCCAGGATATCACCGAGCAGCCCACGCATACAGTGATGCAGCGTGGCATTGCCATCTCTCCCGAGGGTCGGCGCGTATTTCCCGACCTGACTGTGGCAGAAAATCTGAACATGGGCGCTTTCTTTCTGGACAAGATCCAGACCGAAGAAAGCATGGACCATGTCTACGATCTGTTTCCCCGCCTGAAAGAACGCTCCAACCAGCGGGCTGGCACGATGTCGGGTGGTGAACAGCAGATGCTGGCCATTGGCCGCGCCCTGATGACGCGTCCCAAGCTTCTGCTGCTGGATGAGCCGACCTTGGGGCTGGCGCCGCTGATCATTGCACAGATCTTCGACATCATCCGCACCATCCGGGACGAAGGCGTCACGGTGTTTCTGGTCGAACAGAACGCCAATAAGGCGCTGCAGGTGGCTGACCGCGGCTACGTGCTGGAAACCGGCAAGGTCGTCTTGGCGGATACCGGCGCAAACCTGCTGGTCAACGATGAGGTCCGCAAGGCCTATCTAGGGGCCTGA
- a CDS encoding glutathione S-transferase family protein: MKLYYFPGACPLVTHIVLEWIGKPYETERLTPEQTKEPAYLKLNPSGAVPTLVDGDFVLTQSAAILDYLAELNPNVPLIGDTPQARAETRRWLSFCNSDIHRTFGLVFGAPYFSGGDEAMAKVLTAKASDKLKSMFSIVNDRLNGRDWLTGQRSVADPYLFVLLMWADAKQIALPGLENLRKFQQRMQADPGVQAALKSQGLI; the protein is encoded by the coding sequence ATGAAACTCTATTATTTTCCGGGCGCCTGCCCGCTGGTCACCCATATTGTCCTCGAGTGGATCGGCAAACCCTATGAAACCGAGCGCCTCACGCCCGAACAAACCAAAGAACCTGCCTACTTGAAGTTGAATCCCAGTGGCGCCGTACCTACCCTGGTAGACGGGGATTTCGTCCTGACCCAAAGCGCCGCCATCCTGGACTATCTGGCCGAACTCAACCCCAATGTCCCGCTGATTGGTGACACGCCTCAGGCGCGAGCCGAAACCCGGCGCTGGCTCAGTTTTTGCAACTCGGACATCCACCGCACCTTTGGTCTGGTGTTTGGGGCGCCTTACTTCAGCGGCGGCGACGAAGCCATGGCCAAAGTCCTGACCGCCAAGGCCAGCGATAAGCTGAAAAGCATGTTCTCGATTGTCAATGACCGCCTCAATGGCCGCGACTGGCTGACCGGCCAGCGTTCAGTGGCAGACCCCTATTTATTCGTGCTGCTGATGTGGGCCGACGCCAAACAAATCGCCCTGCCCGGCCTGGAAAACCTACGTAAGTTCCAACAGCGCATGCAAGCCGACCCCGGCGTCCAAGCCGCCCTGAAATCACAGGGATTGATCTGA
- the livG gene encoding high-affinity branched-chain amino acid ABC transporter ATP-binding protein LivG, which yields MSESLLKVSGLTMRFGGLLAVDQVEFDVRKNEVFAIIGPNGAGKTTVFNCIGGFYKPSSGDISMDGKPIGGLPSHKVARHGLVRTFQNVRLFKNLTVLENLLVAQHTLMETGLLQGILKLPSFRHSEADAKKRAVEWLDFMDIRQYANREAGNLAYGHQRRLEIARCMITQPRLLMLDEPAAGLNPQEKRDLSALIDQLRREYGVAVLLIEHDMSLIMGVSDRILVMEHGKPIMTGLPDEVRTDPRVIKAYLGE from the coding sequence ATGAGTGAATCTTTGTTGAAAGTCAGTGGGCTGACCATGCGGTTCGGTGGCCTGCTGGCGGTGGACCAGGTCGAATTCGATGTCCGCAAAAACGAGGTCTTTGCCATCATTGGCCCCAATGGGGCAGGCAAGACCACTGTGTTTAACTGCATCGGGGGGTTTTACAAACCCTCCAGCGGCGATATTTCCATGGATGGCAAGCCCATCGGCGGCTTGCCCAGTCATAAGGTTGCGCGCCACGGGCTGGTGCGTACCTTCCAGAACGTGCGCCTGTTCAAAAACCTGACAGTCCTGGAAAATCTGCTGGTTGCCCAGCACACCTTGATGGAAACCGGGCTGTTGCAGGGCATCCTGAAATTGCCGTCTTTCCGCCACTCCGAGGCCGATGCTAAAAAACGCGCTGTCGAATGGCTGGATTTCATGGATATCCGCCAATATGCAAACCGCGAGGCCGGCAATCTGGCCTACGGCCACCAACGGCGCCTGGAAATCGCCCGCTGCATGATCACCCAGCCCCGCCTGTTGATGCTGGACGAGCCTGCTGCCGGTCTCAATCCTCAGGAAAAACGCGATCTCTCCGCCCTGATCGACCAGTTGCGCCGGGAATACGGCGTCGCCGTGCTGTTGATCGAGCACGACATGAGTCTCATCATGGGGGTATCGGATCGCATTCTGGTCATGGAACACGGCAAGCCCATCATGACGGGCTTACCCGATGAGGTCCGCACGGACCCTCGCGTCATCAAAGCTTATCTGGGGGAATAA
- a CDS encoding D-2-hydroxyacid dehydrogenase gives MRIVFLDRDTLPASVEIPAPDVPHEWVSHARTTADEVVPRIHDADIVVTNKVVLTAAMLQQAPRLRMIALAATGTDNIDLQACNRRNIIVSNVRDYAVHTVPEHTFALILALRRNLLAYRQSVQDGRWQHSGQFCYFDFPIRDLAGSTLGIIGRGALGEAVAEIARAFDMRVQFAARRDEGSPAEDYSSFTHVLRNSDVISLHCPLNDQTRGMIGADEFSLMERQPLLINTARGGLVDEFALEAALKTGQISGAGFDVTTQEPPMPDHPLMKLLSYPNFILTPHVAWASQEAISAMARQVCDNIEAFCRDMPRNVVAGFHG, from the coding sequence TTGCGCATTGTCTTTCTGGATCGTGACACTTTGCCTGCATCGGTGGAAATACCAGCCCCCGATGTGCCGCACGAGTGGGTGTCGCATGCCCGCACCACCGCCGACGAGGTTGTGCCACGCATTCATGATGCCGATATTGTCGTCACCAACAAGGTCGTGCTGACAGCGGCCATGCTGCAGCAAGCACCGCGCCTGCGCATGATTGCGCTGGCCGCCACCGGCACCGACAACATTGACCTGCAGGCATGTAACCGTCGGAACATTATTGTGTCCAATGTGCGCGACTATGCAGTGCACACTGTGCCCGAACACACTTTTGCCCTGATCTTGGCACTGCGCCGCAACCTATTGGCTTATCGTCAGTCGGTGCAGGATGGCCGCTGGCAACATAGCGGCCAATTCTGCTACTTTGACTTCCCGATTCGCGATCTGGCTGGTTCCACCCTGGGCATTATCGGCCGTGGGGCGCTGGGCGAAGCCGTGGCTGAAATCGCCCGGGCTTTTGACATGCGCGTGCAGTTTGCCGCCCGCCGCGATGAAGGCTCGCCCGCCGAGGACTATTCATCATTTACGCACGTGCTGCGCAACAGCGACGTCATCAGCCTGCATTGTCCGCTGAATGACCAAACCCGGGGCATGATTGGCGCCGATGAGTTTTCCCTGATGGAACGCCAACCCTTGCTGATCAATACCGCCCGGGGCGGCTTAGTGGATGAATTCGCCCTCGAGGCCGCGCTGAAGACCGGCCAGATCAGTGGAGCGGGGTTTGATGTCACCACCCAGGAACCCCCCATGCCGGACCATCCGTTGATGAAATTACTGAGCTACCCGAATTTCATCCTGACCCCGCATGTGGCGTGGGCCAGCCAGGAAGCCATCAGCGCCATGGCCCGACAGGTCTGCGATAACATCGAGGCCTTTTGTCGCGATATGCCACGCAATGTTGTGGCGGGTTTTCATGGCTGA